Genomic window (Croceicoccus sp. Ery15):
GCGCGCGTTTTACGCCGCGCTGACCGAGGAATCGGGCGGCAATCCGGCAGTGGCGCTGGAGCGCTGGCGGCGCAGCCTGTTCCGTGACAGGGAAACGGGGCAGGTTTGCGTCCGCACGTTCAAAGCGCCCGATATCGCGCGACTGGCCGCCATGCCGCCCATGACATTGTTCGTCCTGCGCACCATATTGCAGATGGACATCGCGAGTGCCGCCGATATCGCCAGTGCCACCGATCTGCCGCTCGCCCGCGTGCGCGAAACCTTGCGATCGTGCGAATTGCTGGGCGTGACCGTTCCGCAGGATGGCGGCTATCGCCTGAGCCTGTACTGGTTCGAGGAAGTCAAACGCCTGTTGCGGGCCCAGAACCTTATCGCGGGAGCAAAGCCATGATCGCGGCCCATTCGCGCAGGATCGCCTTGCTGCTGGCGGCGGTTTCGACCGCCACGCCCGCCGCGGCGCAGGCGCCCGATATTGATGTCGCGCAGCTGGGCGATTTCGTGCGGTGGAGCGGGGTGGTCACCTCGTTCTTCGTGCTGGCGGGGGCGTGGTTCCTGCTGAAAGTGCTGACCGGCTTCGTCAACCGGTTCAGCACGCAATTCGCCGCCCGCCGCCTGACGATGCAGAAAGTGGCGACCTTCGCCAAGTTCTTCATCTTTATCGCCACCGCCGTGATCGTGACCGCGCTGTCGTTCAAGATCGACAGCACATTGCTGGCACTGATGGGCGGCACCGCGGCGGTCGCGGTCGGCTTTGCGCTGAAAGACCTTGTCGCGTCGTTCGTGGCGGGCGTGATGATTATCGTCGACCGCCCGTTCCAGGTGGGCGACCGCGTCAGCTTTGGCGGGTTTTACGGCGATATCACGGCGATCGGCCTGCGTTCGGTGAGGCTGCAGACGCTGGACGACAATACGATCACCATTCCGAACAACAAGTTCCTGAGCGACATTACGTCGTCGGGCAATTACGGCGCGCTCGACATGCAGGTGGTGGTCGATTTCCTGATCGGCGCGGGCGAGGATATCGATCAGGCGCGCGAGATCGTGACCGAAGCTGCGCTGTCGAGCCGCTATATCTATCTGCCCAAGCCCATCGTTGTGCTGGTGTCGCAAGTGCCGATGCAGAATTTCGTGGCAGTGCGGTTACGGCTGAAAGCCTATGTCCTAGACACCAAGCACGAAAAACAGTTCGAGACCGATATTACCGTCCGCACATTGCGCGCGTTTCGCGCCAATCGCATCATGCCGCCCGCAGCGGCGGCCTGATCGCGGGTATTTCGACCCGCGCCGGACCTGCTCGGAATGCCGGTCGGGATCAGCCGACGAAGGCGCGCTCGATCACGAAATGGCCGGGCTTGGAATTGCTGCCCTCGATAAAGCCGCGCGCTTCCAGATCGGCGGCGTGATCCTTGATCATCGCCATGCTGCCGCACAGCATCACGCGGTCGTTTTCGGGATCGAACGTCTTGGGCCCGCTGACGGTTTCGAACAGCTTGCCGTTTTCGATCAGCGTGCTGATGCGGCCGGTGTTGCGGAACTCCTCACGCGTGACGGTGGGGACATAGTGGAACTGCAGCAGTGCTTCGTCCTGCACCAGCGGGTCGCCCGCCAGCTGCGATTCCAGCAGGTCGCGATAGGCCAGATCGCTGACCTTGCGCACTGAATGGACCAGCACGATTTCCGAGAACATCGAATAGACGTCGGGATCGCGCGCAAGGCTCATGAAAGGGGCAAGGCCCGTGCCGGTCGACAGCATGAACAGGCGGCGGCCCGGGATCAGCGCGTCGGTGACCAGCGTGCCGGTCGGCTTTTTGCCCAGATAGACGGGATCGCCCACCTGAATATGCTGAAGCCGCGAGGTCAGCGGCCCGTCCTGGATCTTGACCGACAGAAACTCCAGCTCGTCGGCATAGCTGGGGCTGGCGATCGAATAAGCGCGCAGCAGCGGCTTGCCGTTATTGGGCAGGCCGACCATCACGAATTCGCCCGAACGGAAACGGAAGCTGGCCGGACGCGAGATCGAGAAGCTGAACAGACCGTCGTTCAGATGATGTACGCGCTTCACCGTTTCCACTTCGAGAGCGGCGGAGGGGGTGAATTCTTCGCGGGCAATAGGCTGATGGGTCAAGGCTTGGTCCATGTTTCGTCGTCAGGGTCGGGAACGCCTTGGCGCCTTTGATGGCATGCGGCTGCAATTGCAACCTTGGCATGCGCAAAATCGGTACCGTCGGCAGTGCGTTCCTTCTACTCGTCAAAAACTCTAATGCAAGTCATTCGCATTAATTTCGCTACAATCCTGCTTCTGCCGATGTCGCGCGTAAAAGCCAAAGCAGGATATGTTTCACCCCTGTTATGTCAGCTTAGGTCTGGGTTTTTCGGGGGGGGCGGTCCTTTCTGCCCGATGATAGGCGCCAATGGTCTGCACGGGCTCGGCCTGTCAATTCGCAAATCGGGCCCTTTGACTATTCTTTTGCGGCGGCTAGGTTTTCGTTGCGTGCAATCGGCAACGCAGACATTTCTTTCAACGCGCCGACCGTTCGGGTCGGCAGACTATCCTTACCGGACATAGCGGACCGGACAATCCTGACAGGGGGCAGCATGGCGATCGAACTGACCGTCAACCGGCAAAAGCGCACGATCACCGCGGATCCCGAAAAGCCGCTGTTGTGGGCGTTGCGAGAGGATATGAAGCTGCCCGGCACGAAATTCGGTTGCGGAGCGGGCCTGTGCGGTGCGTGCACCGTGCTGATGGACGGGCAGCCGATCCGTGCCTGCCAGACCCCGATCGGATCGGTGGGCGAGGCCGCGATCACCACGATCGAGGATGTCGCATCGCAGCCGGCGGGCCCCGCCGTGCTGGCGGCATGGGGCGATCTGGACGTGCCGCAATGCGGCTATTGCCAGGCGGGCCAGATCATGACCGCGACATGGATGCTGGGCGAATTTCCCGACCCGTCGGACGAGGATGCCGAAGCGATGATGAGCGGGAATATCTGCCGCTGTTCGACCTATCTGCGGATCAGGCAGGCGATCCGGCAGGCCGCCGATGGACGGCCTTCCGCCGCAAACGGGACGGAGGCAGGCGCATGACCATGCTGGATGTATCGCGCCGGTCGTTCCTGACCGCGTCGCTGGCGGGCGGCGTTGCCGTGACCTTTACCGCGCGTTTGGCGCTGGCCGGCGAAGAACAGGATGGGGCGGGCGGGCTGACCGCATTCGTCACTATTCATCCCGACAATTCGGTCACCATCGGTTCGCGCAATCCCGAAATCGGGCAGGGGGTAAAAACCATGCTGCCCATGCTGATTGCCGAGGAGCTGGATGTCGACTGGGATCAGGTGAAGGTGGAACAATTGCCGCTGAATACCGATCTGTATGGTCCGCAATTCGCTGGCGGCAGCCGTGCGACGCCGATGGCATGGCTGCCCATGCGACGGGCGGGCGCGGCGGCGCGGCACATGCTGGTCGCCGCGGCGGCCAGCCAATGGGGCGTGGGCGCCGATAGCCTGACGACCGCGGGCGGCAAGGTGACACATGCGGCTTCGGGACGGACGGCCAGCTATGCCTCGCTCGCAGCGGGGGCAGCGGCACAGACCGCGCCCGATCCGGACAGCCTGACGTTGAAGGACGAAGACAGCTTCAAGATCATCGGCAAGTCCAAGCGCGGTGTCGATACGCCCGCGATCCTGAAGGGCCAGC
Coding sequences:
- a CDS encoding mechanosensitive ion channel family protein, whose amino-acid sequence is MIAAHSRRIALLLAAVSTATPAAAQAPDIDVAQLGDFVRWSGVVTSFFVLAGAWFLLKVLTGFVNRFSTQFAARRLTMQKVATFAKFFIFIATAVIVTALSFKIDSTLLALMGGTAAVAVGFALKDLVASFVAGVMIIVDRPFQVGDRVSFGGFYGDITAIGLRSVRLQTLDDNTITIPNNKFLSDITSSGNYGALDMQVVVDFLIGAGEDIDQAREIVTEAALSSRYIYLPKPIVVLVSQVPMQNFVAVRLRLKAYVLDTKHEKQFETDITVRTLRAFRANRIMPPAAAA
- a CDS encoding (2Fe-2S)-binding protein — its product is MAIELTVNRQKRTITADPEKPLLWALREDMKLPGTKFGCGAGLCGACTVLMDGQPIRACQTPIGSVGEAAITTIEDVASQPAGPAVLAAWGDLDVPQCGYCQAGQIMTATWMLGEFPDPSDEDAEAMMSGNICRCSTYLRIRQAIRQAADGRPSAANGTEAGA
- a CDS encoding ferredoxin--NADP reductase, translating into MTHQPIAREEFTPSAALEVETVKRVHHLNDGLFSFSISRPASFRFRSGEFVMVGLPNNGKPLLRAYSIASPSYADELEFLSVKIQDGPLTSRLQHIQVGDPVYLGKKPTGTLVTDALIPGRRLFMLSTGTGLAPFMSLARDPDVYSMFSEIVLVHSVRKVSDLAYRDLLESQLAGDPLVQDEALLQFHYVPTVTREEFRNTGRISTLIENGKLFETVSGPKTFDPENDRVMLCGSMAMIKDHAADLEARGFIEGSNSKPGHFVIERAFVG